A region from the Desulfoglaeba alkanexedens ALDC genome encodes:
- a CDS encoding cation diffusion facilitator family transporter, whose translation MSFGPHRAPDVERAQGSRLLLTMGLNLLIPAVQMAGGFYAHSVALISDATHNFSDFTAIVIAYFAFLIGRRGPSPRLTFGYKRAEILAALANVAILVGASGFIVHEAVRRFQSPEAVSGQLVMAVAAVGVAGNGFSAWLLHRDAKHSLNVRGAFLHMMGDLLTSVVVLLNGAVLLFKPWYWLDPLLSLTIVVFILKNCWSILKEAATILMNATPRGLDIEKVKTYLEGFPDVCGVHYVHAWNVSASSVAFSCHLVVADQPVSRTEVLAERIREDLWRRFGIDHPVLQFETVPCGNGSLLCELSCAAAAEPESQEEKRRKAEERRVRLRAGLLAACRMLFGGMFLYAGAAKIRQPEAFAQAVFNYQILPDYWINPAALVLPWLECLVGLCVLFGFWLPGALLTADSLLAVFLGVLLFNIHRGLNVDCGCFVAGPGTGDSGNMAWSALRDTAFLAWGGALHYLLVFRRAVARRMP comes from the coding sequence GTGTCTTTCGGACCGCATCGTGCTCCCGACGTAGAAAGGGCGCAAGGCTCGAGGCTCCTTCTCACCATGGGGCTTAACCTGCTCATTCCGGCGGTCCAGATGGCCGGAGGTTTTTACGCCCACAGCGTGGCCTTGATTTCCGATGCGACCCACAATTTCAGTGATTTCACCGCCATCGTGATCGCCTATTTCGCGTTTCTCATAGGACGGCGCGGACCGTCTCCGAGGCTCACGTTCGGCTACAAGCGGGCCGAGATTCTTGCCGCCCTGGCCAACGTGGCCATTCTGGTTGGGGCTTCGGGATTCATCGTGCACGAGGCGGTTCGGCGCTTTCAAAGCCCTGAAGCCGTATCGGGGCAGCTGGTCATGGCCGTCGCGGCCGTCGGCGTGGCGGGAAACGGCTTTTCCGCGTGGCTCCTTCATCGCGACGCCAAGCACAGCCTCAACGTGCGCGGCGCGTTCCTTCACATGATGGGCGACCTTCTTACCTCCGTGGTGGTCCTGCTGAACGGTGCCGTACTTCTCTTCAAACCCTGGTACTGGCTCGATCCGCTGCTTTCGCTGACGATCGTTGTCTTCATTCTGAAAAACTGCTGGTCGATCTTGAAAGAGGCCGCAACCATCCTGATGAATGCGACGCCCAGGGGTCTGGACATCGAGAAAGTGAAGACCTACTTGGAGGGCTTTCCGGACGTGTGTGGTGTGCACTACGTTCACGCGTGGAACGTGAGCGCTTCCAGCGTGGCCTTTTCGTGTCACTTGGTGGTGGCCGATCAGCCGGTGAGCCGCACCGAGGTGCTTGCGGAACGCATTCGCGAGGATCTGTGGCGGCGATTCGGGATCGACCATCCCGTCCTCCAATTCGAAACCGTGCCATGCGGGAACGGGAGCCTCCTTTGCGAACTCTCGTGCGCAGCGGCAGCGGAGCCGGAGTCTCAAGAGGAAAAACGCAGAAAGGCGGAAGAAAGGCGGGTTCGACTGAGGGCTGGGCTGCTTGCCGCTTGCAGAATGCTCTTCGGGGGCATGTTCCTCTATGCCGGTGCCGCCAAGATCCGGCAGCCTGAAGCCTTCGCACAGGCGGTTTTCAACTACCAGATTCTGCCCGACTATTGGATCAATCCGGCCGCCCTTGTGCTCCCCTGGCTCGAATGCCTGGTCGGGCTCTGCGTGCTCTTCGGGTTCTGGCTTCCCGGAGCGCTGCTTACGGCCGACAGTCTGCTGGCGGTTTTTCTGGGGGTTCTCTTATTCAACATCCATAGGGGTTTGAACGTCGATTGCGGCTGCTTCGTCGCCGGCCCGGGAACGGGGGATTCCGGAAATATGGCCTGGAGCGCCCTCCGCGACACGGCGTTTCTCGCCTGGGGCGGCGCACTGCATTACCTGCTTGTCTTCAGACGGGCGGTAGCGAGGCGGATGCCGTAG
- a CDS encoding two-component system sensor histidine kinase NtrB, with protein sequence MNETDSMEGSKIDRAQAVRGRGLFPSFRKLCEKRRATAVGLLTAFCIGITAYFHGVLHAEAIFVHFYYLPIVLAALFWGKKGVGIALFLSAYVLWSHRFVWDRPLNTEDWVRVSLLVGIGFAVAALSERLKGVQRELVLSRTRYSEMFRHMSEGVAVYKTVDDGRSFVTVDMNEAAELLDGVSKKEVLGKDVTAVFPSIETSGLLDVFRRVWESGKPQSHPVRFYTGRRMSGWRENYVYRLPSGEVVAVYTDRSREKLAEEKLLELASIVEFSNDAILSIDLNGTVRSWNPAAERIYGYSAEEMVGRSILTLVPPDYHEEVLGDLERIKNGVRLEHHESVRITRDGRHLHVSVTISPVKDAEGRIVGISNIARDITQQKQMAAALERARVQLERRVEERTRELAQANEELRAEIARREEVEEALRESSEKIKFFAYSVAHDLKSPAIGIYGLANLLVRKYSDRLDEKGRAVCSQILKASEQVAALVDKINLFIASKESPLNVESLRVKELFEMIREEFSLQPGLRRIGWCEPDTEAEILADRLAMIRIFRNLVDNALKYGGESLTEIRLSYQASAGLHVLTVADNGAGIRGENAERIFGLFHREGNTGDTQGTGLGLAIVKELAERHGGRVWVESQEDRGTTFFVALPKD encoded by the coding sequence ATGAACGAGACGGATTCCATGGAAGGGTCGAAAATCGACCGGGCTCAAGCCGTAAGAGGGCGCGGGCTCTTTCCGTCGTTCAGGAAGCTGTGTGAGAAGCGCCGCGCGACAGCCGTCGGCCTCCTCACCGCGTTCTGTATCGGAATAACCGCCTACTTCCACGGGGTTCTACATGCAGAAGCGATATTCGTCCATTTCTACTACCTGCCCATCGTTCTCGCTGCGCTGTTTTGGGGAAAAAAAGGTGTCGGTATCGCCCTCTTTCTTTCCGCCTACGTACTTTGGAGCCACCGATTTGTGTGGGACAGGCCGCTGAACACCGAAGACTGGGTCCGGGTCTCTCTGCTGGTGGGGATCGGCTTCGCGGTGGCGGCCCTCAGTGAAAGGCTCAAGGGCGTCCAGCGGGAGCTGGTCTTGAGCCGGACGCGGTACAGCGAAATGTTTCGGCACATGTCCGAAGGCGTCGCCGTTTACAAAACCGTGGATGACGGCCGAAGCTTCGTCACCGTGGACATGAACGAGGCGGCGGAACTCCTGGACGGCGTCTCGAAAAAGGAAGTGCTGGGAAAAGACGTGACAGCGGTTTTTCCCAGCATCGAGACGTCCGGTCTGCTGGATGTCTTTCGGAGGGTCTGGGAGTCAGGGAAGCCTCAGAGCCACCCGGTCCGTTTTTACACGGGCCGCCGTATGAGCGGCTGGCGGGAAAACTACGTCTATCGGCTGCCGTCGGGCGAAGTGGTGGCCGTTTATACGGACCGGAGCCGTGAAAAACTCGCGGAGGAAAAACTCCTGGAACTGGCGTCCATCGTGGAATTTTCCAACGACGCCATCCTGTCCATCGACCTCAACGGCACCGTGCGAAGCTGGAACCCGGCCGCGGAAAGAATCTACGGCTATTCGGCGGAGGAAATGGTAGGCCGGTCGATTCTCACGCTGGTTCCTCCCGACTACCACGAGGAAGTCCTCGGCGACCTGGAGCGCATCAAGAATGGGGTACGATTGGAGCACCACGAATCGGTCCGAATCACGAGGGACGGGAGACACCTCCATGTTTCGGTCACCATTTCCCCGGTGAAAGACGCCGAAGGCCGGATCGTCGGTATTTCCAACATTGCTCGGGACATCACCCAGCAGAAACAGATGGCGGCGGCTCTGGAACGGGCCAGGGTCCAGCTGGAAAGGCGGGTCGAGGAGCGTACGCGGGAGCTGGCGCAGGCCAACGAAGAACTAAGGGCGGAAATAGCCCGGCGCGAAGAAGTGGAGGAGGCGCTCCGGGAAAGCTCTGAAAAGATAAAATTCTTCGCATACTCCGTGGCTCACGACCTGAAGAGCCCGGCGATCGGAATCTACGGGCTGGCCAATCTGCTCGTGCGGAAATACTCCGACCGGCTCGACGAAAAGGGAAGAGCCGTCTGCAGCCAGATCCTCAAGGCTTCCGAACAGGTAGCGGCGCTGGTGGACAAGATCAATCTTTTCATCGCCAGCAAGGAATCGCCTCTGAACGTTGAAAGCCTCCGGGTGAAGGAACTGTTCGAAATGATCCGGGAGGAGTTCTCGCTGCAGCCGGGGCTTCGCCGGATCGGCTGGTGCGAACCGGATACCGAAGCGGAAATCCTGGCGGATCGGTTGGCCATGATCCGCATCTTCCGAAACCTCGTGGACAACGCCCTCAAGTACGGCGGGGAAAGCCTTACCGAAATCCGCCTGAGCTACCAAGCTTCCGCGGGTCTGCACGTGCTTACCGTAGCCGACAACGGCGCGGGCATACGCGGGGAAAACGCAGAACGGATCTTCGGGCTCTTCCACCGTGAGGGAAACACCGGCGACACCCAGGGAACGGGCCTCGGGCTCGCCATCGTCAAGGAACTGGCCGAGCGCCACGGGGGCCGAGTGTGGGTGGAATCGCAGGAGGATCGAGGGACCACGTTCTTCGTGGCGTTGCCGAAAGACTGA
- a CDS encoding arsenate reductase ArsC — MESKRRILFLCTGNSCRSQMAEGWARALKGDVIEAHSAGVEPKTVDPRAVRAMAEAGIDISGQRSKSIDDLAGLEFDYVVTLCDHAQETCPFFPGRVKRIHAPFEDPPKLAAGAATEEDALAHYRRVRDEVRRFVERLPDGLETGCSA; from the coding sequence ATGGAATCCAAACGACGCATCCTTTTTCTCTGTACCGGGAACTCCTGCAGAAGCCAGATGGCCGAGGGGTGGGCGCGGGCCCTCAAGGGTGATGTGATTGAAGCTCATTCCGCCGGAGTCGAACCGAAGACCGTGGACCCGCGTGCCGTTCGCGCCATGGCTGAAGCGGGCATCGACATTTCCGGCCAGCGGTCCAAGTCCATCGATGACCTGGCCGGCTTGGAATTCGATTACGTTGTGACACTTTGCGACCATGCGCAGGAAACATGCCCCTTCTTTCCGGGACGCGTGAAGAGAATCCACGCCCCCTTCGAGGATCCTCCGAAGCTGGCCGCCGGCGCGGCAACTGAGGAAGACGCCTTGGCGCATTACCGGAGGGTTCGAGACGAAGTGCGGCGCTTTGTGGAAAGGCTTCCCGATGGCCTGGAAACGGGGTGTTCGGCATGA
- the pyrR gene encoding bifunctional pyr operon transcriptional regulator/uracil phosphoribosyltransferase PyrR codes for MQETDKRLIMGPEDMGRTLKRLASEIVEQADHPENLVLVGIHTGGVYLARRLRAILERDFQLALPMGTLDITLYRDDWTRLHHHPVVRSTNLPFSMDDKDVVLVDDVLYTGRTIRAALDALIDYGRPSRVRVATLVDRGNRELPICSQFVGIQLDTLPEEQVNVHFKEKDGEDRVILECASAA; via the coding sequence ATGCAGGAAACGGACAAGCGTTTGATCATGGGCCCGGAAGACATGGGTCGAACTCTAAAGCGACTGGCTTCGGAAATCGTGGAACAGGCCGATCATCCGGAAAATCTGGTGCTGGTCGGGATTCACACCGGAGGCGTCTACCTGGCCAGACGCCTCCGTGCCATCCTGGAACGGGATTTCCAGCTGGCACTCCCCATGGGGACCCTGGACATCACCCTCTACCGGGACGACTGGACCCGCCTGCACCACCATCCCGTAGTCCGCTCCACCAACCTGCCCTTTTCCATGGACGACAAAGACGTGGTCCTGGTCGATGACGTGCTCTATACAGGCCGGACCATCCGGGCCGCCCTGGACGCGCTCATCGACTACGGAAGGCCCAGCCGCGTCCGCGTGGCGACCTTGGTGGATCGCGGCAACCGGGAACTGCCCATCTGCAGCCAGTTCGTGGGCATTCAGCTGGACACGCTTCCGGAAGAACAGGTGAACGTACACTTCAAGGAAAAAGACGGCGAAGACCGAGTGATCCTCGAATGCGCCTCGGCGGCCTGA
- a CDS encoding cation:proton antiporter produces the protein MAVSLAIIIILGLAADYLFRKMKLPGLVGMLLVGVGAGPYVLGLIRPEMMEVSGDLRKIALIVILLRAGFELHRDTLNRVGRAALLMSAVPAVFEIAGVMLVAPRWLGLSLIEAAILGSILAAVSPAVVVPLMIDFMDRGRGVKKGIPTLVLAASSVDDVFVIVLFSIFLGMYGGGEVHVCAKLAEIPVSIGLGIFMGLLPGYLLYRLFVTYDWRPPKRTLLVLGVSIALTWLESALEPWVHAASLLGIMAIGFIILEKSEPIAHLISQELKKLWVFAELILFVLVGAQVNIHVAWQAGLAGTAVIVVGLLFRSAGVYLSLLGTALHWKEKLFCVVAYVPKATVQAAIGAVPLAAGVASGEVILAVAVLSILLTAPLGAVGITLLGERILDRSELSIYKFRELRERLALPRVGERVRSKRYGTVWKVIEEKETWLSSSEAGGSHGGHDGRLVPAIHIRFWREDTSKGPGTGKTMTYLYSIADPSFQEHWEILYDW, from the coding sequence ATGGCGGTCAGCCTGGCGATCATCATCATCCTGGGGCTCGCTGCGGATTATCTCTTTCGAAAGATGAAGCTTCCCGGACTCGTCGGCATGCTGCTGGTCGGCGTCGGCGCGGGCCCTTACGTACTGGGGCTGATACGCCCCGAGATGATGGAGGTCTCCGGCGATCTTCGAAAAATCGCCCTGATCGTGATCCTCCTTCGGGCCGGCTTCGAACTCCACCGCGACACCCTGAACCGGGTGGGACGGGCGGCGCTGCTCATGAGCGCCGTTCCGGCCGTTTTCGAGATCGCGGGCGTCATGCTTGTGGCCCCCCGCTGGCTTGGGTTGTCCCTCATCGAAGCCGCCATCCTGGGATCTATTCTTGCGGCGGTGTCACCGGCCGTCGTGGTTCCACTCATGATCGATTTCATGGACCGGGGGCGCGGCGTAAAGAAGGGAATCCCCACGCTGGTGCTCGCCGCGTCCTCGGTGGACGACGTCTTCGTGATCGTGCTCTTTTCGATTTTTCTCGGCATGTACGGAGGCGGCGAAGTTCATGTATGCGCCAAGCTGGCGGAGATTCCGGTTTCCATCGGCCTGGGGATTTTCATGGGCCTTCTTCCCGGCTACCTGCTCTACCGGCTGTTCGTCACCTACGACTGGCGGCCTCCCAAGCGAACCCTGCTGGTGCTGGGCGTCTCCATTGCCCTGACCTGGCTGGAATCCGCCCTGGAACCCTGGGTCCATGCGGCAAGCCTTCTCGGAATCATGGCCATCGGTTTCATCATCCTGGAAAAATCGGAACCCATCGCCCACCTCATTTCCCAGGAACTGAAAAAACTCTGGGTCTTCGCCGAACTGATCCTGTTCGTGCTCGTGGGCGCCCAAGTAAACATCCACGTGGCCTGGCAGGCGGGGCTCGCGGGAACCGCCGTGATTGTCGTCGGCCTCCTTTTCCGAAGCGCCGGGGTTTACCTTTCGCTCCTGGGAACGGCGCTCCACTGGAAGGAAAAGCTTTTCTGCGTGGTGGCCTACGTCCCCAAGGCCACGGTCCAGGCGGCCATCGGCGCCGTACCGCTGGCCGCAGGGGTAGCGTCCGGGGAAGTGATCCTTGCGGTGGCGGTACTTTCCATTCTGCTGACAGCGCCTCTCGGCGCCGTGGGCATCACCTTGCTGGGAGAACGCATTCTGGACCGCTCGGAACTTTCCATCTACAAGTTCCGCGAACTCAGAGAACGCCTGGCCCTTCCCCGCGTGGGGGAACGGGTCCGAAGCAAACGTTACGGAACGGTCTGGAAGGTGATCGAAGAAAAGGAAACCTGGCTGAGTTCCTCGGAAGCCGGGGGGAGCCACGGAGGTCACGACGGCCGCCTGGTCCCCGCGATCCACATCAGGTTCTGGCGGGAAGATACCAGCAAGGGTCCGGGAACGGGAAAGACCATGACGTACCTCTACAGCATCGCGGACCCGTCCTTCCAGGAACACTGGGAAATCCTCTACGACTGGTGA
- a CDS encoding phenylacetate--CoA ligase family protein encodes MILNIEYETMPREALEAIQMRRLQNTLQRVYATVPFYRARFDEAGVKPSDIQSLDDLRRLPFTTKQDLRDNYPFGLFAVPMDNVVRIHASSGTTGKPTVVGYTARDIQTWAELMARCLAAAGANRGDIIHNAYGYGLFTGGLGVHYGAERLGASVIPISGGNTKRQIMIMKDFGATILTCTPSYALHLAEVAEEMGVDFRELKFKSGIFGAEPWSEEMRSEIERKLHLAALDIYGLSEVIGPGVAVECIEAKSGLHIFEDHFIAEIIHPETGEVLPHGEMGELVFTSITKEAFPVIRYRTRDVTSINPEPCVCGRTHVRMRRVSGRTDDMLIIRGVNVFPSQIESVLMEIEGVEPHYQLVVDREGTLDMLTVMVEVGEQAFSDEIKKLQVLEKTIAKNIKEYLGISAKVKLVEPKTIARSEGKAKRVIDNRRL; translated from the coding sequence ATGATTCTCAACATCGAGTATGAAACCATGCCCCGCGAAGCGCTCGAAGCCATTCAGATGCGGCGGCTTCAGAACACTTTGCAGCGTGTCTACGCCACGGTTCCCTTTTATCGCGCGAGGTTCGACGAGGCGGGGGTCAAGCCTTCCGATATTCAGAGCCTGGATGATCTCCGCCGGTTGCCGTTCACCACCAAACAGGACCTTCGCGACAACTATCCCTTCGGGCTCTTTGCCGTTCCCATGGACAATGTGGTCCGCATTCACGCCTCTTCCGGGACCACGGGGAAACCCACGGTGGTGGGCTACACGGCCAGGGACATCCAGACCTGGGCGGAGCTCATGGCGCGCTGCCTGGCGGCGGCCGGCGCCAACCGGGGCGACATCATCCATAACGCCTACGGCTACGGCCTCTTCACCGGAGGACTTGGAGTACACTACGGGGCCGAGCGGCTCGGCGCTTCGGTCATCCCCATTTCCGGCGGGAACACCAAGCGACAGATCATGATCATGAAGGATTTCGGCGCGACGATTCTCACCTGCACGCCATCTTACGCGCTGCACCTTGCGGAGGTGGCCGAAGAGATGGGCGTGGATTTCAGGGAATTGAAATTCAAATCGGGGATTTTCGGAGCGGAACCCTGGTCCGAGGAAATGCGCTCGGAAATCGAAAGGAAGCTGCATCTCGCCGCCCTCGACATCTATGGGCTGAGCGAAGTCATCGGCCCGGGGGTTGCGGTCGAATGCATCGAAGCCAAGAGCGGCCTCCATATCTTCGAAGACCATTTCATCGCCGAGATCATTCATCCGGAAACGGGAGAGGTGCTGCCACACGGCGAGATGGGCGAACTGGTGTTCACGTCGATCACCAAGGAGGCGTTTCCCGTGATCCGTTACCGCACCCGGGACGTCACGTCCATCAACCCGGAACCGTGCGTGTGCGGGCGAACCCACGTGCGGATGAGGCGCGTGAGCGGCCGGACCGACGATATGCTGATCATCCGCGGCGTCAATGTCTTTCCGTCTCAGATCGAAAGCGTGCTCATGGAAATCGAAGGCGTGGAGCCTCACTATCAGCTGGTGGTGGATCGCGAAGGGACCCTGGACATGCTCACGGTGATGGTGGAGGTGGGCGAACAGGCCTTTTCCGATGAGATCAAGAAGCTCCAGGTGCTGGAAAAGACCATAGCCAAAAACATTAAAGAATACCTGGGAATTTCTGCTAAGGTGAAACTCGTGGAGCCCAAAACTATTGCACGAAGCGAAGGAAAAGCCAAACGGGTGATCGACAACCGAAGGCTCTAA
- a CDS encoding rhodanese-like domain-containing protein: MSVGGGPKRGVERSGPRFRTLDGVLDDAIQPIPPGYRTAAMEGDALSMVEICTKSLCQAAALLLAAGLLALGVNAIRPDGIPLIGDWSPEARLSLENGTNLSIPIEEAEALFFSGEAVFLDARDASEYASGHIYGARNLPWMEFETAFEKVMGDVGRDVVIVTYCDGEGCGLSRELALALLAKGYTHVRVLVNGWTVWRDRTLPVDVAGGFGLEPE, translated from the coding sequence ATGAGCGTGGGTGGCGGCCCGAAACGCGGCGTTGAGCGCAGCGGACCGAGATTCAGAACCCTTGACGGCGTGCTGGACGATGCAATCCAGCCCATACCGCCCGGGTACCGGACGGCCGCAATGGAAGGGGATGCCTTGAGCATGGTGGAAATCTGCACGAAGAGCCTCTGTCAGGCGGCGGCGCTGCTTCTTGCGGCGGGACTGCTGGCGCTGGGGGTAAACGCCATCCGCCCCGACGGGATTCCGTTGATTGGCGACTGGTCCCCGGAGGCTCGGCTTTCCCTGGAAAATGGAACGAACCTCTCTATTCCCATCGAAGAAGCAGAGGCCCTTTTCTTTTCCGGGGAAGCGGTTTTCCTGGATGCGAGAGATGCTTCCGAGTACGCTTCGGGGCACATCTACGGAGCGCGGAATCTTCCGTGGATGGAGTTCGAAACGGCATTTGAAAAGGTCATGGGGGATGTCGGCCGGGACGTCGTGATCGTCACCTACTGCGACGGGGAGGGGTGCGGGTTGAGCCGGGAGTTGGCCCTTGCGCTCCTGGCCAAGGGGTACACCCATGTGCGGGTGCTGGTGAACGGCTGGACGGTCTGGCGGGACCGAACGCTTCCCGTGGATGTGGCCGGAGGATTCGGACTCGAGCCTGAGTAG
- a CDS encoding DUF4405 domain-containing protein, producing MEKNTWKFVVNTLLFVDFCTLAAIGLLLGLVVPKGGGRQGTNSFLGLQRHDWGDIHFTLALLFLGLLVVHIWNNWTWVVQSAKRIFGELSSKALCMIAGAWIPLLLILWLAARF from the coding sequence ATGGAGAAGAACACGTGGAAGTTCGTGGTGAACACGCTGCTTTTCGTTGATTTCTGCACCCTGGCGGCCATCGGGCTGTTGCTGGGCCTGGTGGTTCCCAAAGGAGGCGGTCGGCAGGGCACGAACAGCTTCTTGGGATTGCAGCGCCACGACTGGGGAGACATTCATTTCACCCTGGCTCTCCTTTTTCTGGGGTTGCTTGTCGTGCACATCTGGAACAACTGGACCTGGGTCGTCCAATCGGCCAAGCGGATCTTCGGCGAACTGTCGAGCAAGGCGCTCTGCATGATCGCTGGGGCATGGATCCCCCTTCTCTTGATCCTGTGGCTCGCCGCCCGCTTTTGA
- a CDS encoding tetratricopeptide repeat protein has translation MAAKRIKVPKGATRKADDIPGMIERLQLWVTEHLRVLGGFLAGIVAVLLISWGYGVYDSAGERRALTEYTEIFQKWADAAGPEAAEARRDELIRELEGFVAANSGTRAARNALVDLSRLCFEAGRYDDALQWQKRALKEADGKAGTDLLVRYQMGLTLEALDRKDEAIASWRLLSESAPAEMRREALWHVGKILEEKGETAEALEFYEKAAETSGFYPGEDLLDETIARLRREVSSGSSSGETGEEAAS, from the coding sequence TTGGCGGCCAAACGGATCAAGGTTCCAAAAGGCGCAACCAGGAAAGCGGACGATATTCCGGGAATGATAGAGCGCCTTCAGCTCTGGGTGACGGAGCACCTCAGGGTGCTTGGCGGATTTCTGGCCGGCATCGTCGCGGTGCTTCTGATTTCTTGGGGTTACGGGGTTTACGACAGTGCCGGGGAGCGGCGGGCGCTCACGGAATACACGGAGATTTTCCAAAAATGGGCCGACGCGGCGGGGCCGGAGGCTGCGGAAGCCCGCAGGGATGAGCTGATTCGGGAACTGGAGGGGTTCGTCGCGGCAAACTCAGGAACGCGGGCCGCACGCAACGCACTGGTGGACTTGAGCCGCCTGTGTTTTGAAGCCGGTCGGTACGACGATGCGCTGCAATGGCAGAAGCGGGCGCTGAAGGAAGCCGACGGGAAGGCCGGAACCGATCTTTTGGTCCGCTACCAGATGGGGCTCACGCTGGAAGCCTTGGACCGGAAGGATGAAGCCATCGCTTCCTGGCGGCTGCTTTCCGAGTCGGCGCCTGCGGAGATGCGGCGGGAAGCCCTTTGGCACGTGGGGAAGATCCTTGAGGAGAAGGGCGAAACCGCCGAGGCTCTGGAATTTTACGAAAAGGCGGCCGAGACCTCGGGCTTTTACCCCGGTGAAGATCTCCTGGACGAGACCATCGCCCGGCTGCGCCGGGAGGTGTCTTCGGGGTCCTCTTCGGGGGAAACCGGGGAAGAGGCGGCTTCGTGA
- a CDS encoding ACT domain-containing protein, whose amino-acid sequence MRVEQISVFLENKAGRLAEVTRILSEAGVNIRALSLADTSDFGILRLIVNDTQKAKEVLRSNGFTVGKTDVVAVEVEDRPGGLHKILETLRKAGINVEYMYAFVQQSGNNAVIIFRFDNLDEAVKVLMANGVTVINGSKVYTM is encoded by the coding sequence ATGCGAGTCGAACAGATCTCGGTTTTTCTGGAAAACAAGGCGGGCCGCCTGGCCGAGGTGACCCGGATCCTCAGCGAAGCGGGCGTGAACATCCGGGCGCTTTCCCTGGCCGACACTTCGGACTTCGGTATCCTGCGGCTCATTGTGAACGATACGCAGAAGGCGAAGGAAGTCCTTCGGAGCAACGGGTTTACCGTGGGGAAGACCGACGTGGTGGCGGTGGAAGTGGAGGACCGGCCGGGAGGGTTGCACAAGATTCTGGAAACGCTTCGAAAGGCGGGCATCAATGTGGAGTACATGTACGCCTTCGTCCAGCAAAGCGGCAACAACGCGGTGATCATCTTCCGGTTCGACAACCTGGACGAGGCCGTGAAGGTGCTCATGGCCAACGGCGTTACGGTCATCAATGGGAGCAAGGTGTACACCATGTGA
- a CDS encoding NfeD family protein — MLNSAILIVIVAVVVFEIVEHVVLPLSFAIIQKRRRSPCGAEGLIGREGTVISWSSGSGRVFAEGERWKARGAASLAAGEKVAIRAVQGTVLEVAPLGDGRGPVTEP; from the coding sequence ATGTTGAACTCGGCGATTTTAATTGTGATCGTGGCGGTGGTGGTGTTCGAAATCGTCGAACACGTGGTGCTTCCCCTGTCTTTCGCCATCATCCAGAAGCGGCGTCGTTCGCCGTGCGGTGCCGAGGGCTTGATCGGGCGTGAGGGGACCGTGATTTCCTGGTCGAGTGGAAGCGGGCGGGTTTTCGCGGAAGGCGAGCGGTGGAAGGCCCGGGGAGCGGCATCGCTTGCCGCCGGCGAAAAAGTGGCCATCCGCGCCGTGCAGGGAACGGTGCTCGAGGTGGCGCCTCTTGGAGATGGGCGGGGCCCGGTGACTGAGCCATGA
- a CDS encoding acyl-CoA thioesterase, with translation MTEERLEGFPVVVEIPVLWGDMDAFQHVNNVRYFRYFESARIAYFERIGALEFMKEKGVGPILGSARCRFKLPLTYPDTVRVGARVPELGEDRFLMEYRVVSEQHRRVAAEGDAMIVFFDYRGNAKASLPEEIAERIRELESAR, from the coding sequence ATGACGGAAGAACGGCTCGAAGGGTTTCCCGTTGTGGTCGAAATCCCCGTCCTGTGGGGAGATATGGACGCTTTTCAGCACGTGAACAATGTGAGGTATTTCCGATACTTCGAAAGCGCCCGGATCGCCTATTTCGAACGGATCGGTGCCTTGGAGTTCATGAAGGAAAAGGGCGTGGGTCCGATTCTTGGATCTGCGCGCTGCCGCTTTAAGCTGCCTCTGACCTACCCCGACACGGTACGGGTGGGCGCCCGGGTTCCCGAACTGGGCGAAGATCGATTCCTTATGGAATACCGAGTGGTGAGCGAGCAGCACCGGCGCGTTGCCGCGGAAGGCGACGCAATGATCGTTTTCTTTGACTACCGCGGGAATGCCAAAGCGTCTCTACCGGAGGAGATCGCGGAACGGATCCGCGAGCTTGAAAGCGCCCGTTGA